GAAAAATGTGTGGATGGCTCCAATACTATTCAATTGGTAAAATAACAGCGTTTATTCAACGATTAGACTAAAAAACTGGAACAACTCGGACTAATGAATATGTCCAAGATGCTCTAGTCAATTCAATGTGATTAAGTTGTCGAACCGCCGTATACGGAACCGTACGTACGGTGGTGTGAGAGGTCGATAATTGAACTAGTCAATTATCTCCTACTCGATTTATGTTAGATATTAAAAAGATTCGTCAAGAACCTGATTTTTATAAGGAAAAGTTAGCTACGCGTGGTGTAAAACCAGAAGAAATTGATGAAGTTATTGCGTTAGATAAAAAGCGACGGGAATTGCTCCAACAAACTGAAACAATGAAGGCGCAACGTAATGAAGCATCAAAGAAGATTGGAGAAGCTAAGCGTAATGGTGAATCTGCCGATGCTGCCATTAAGGAAACTCGTGAACTTGGTGATAAGATCAAGGAATTGGACGCTGAACTTGAAGTAAATAATGCTGAACTCCATGATAAGATGGCTCATCTTCCGAATGTTCCTCACGATGGTGTTCCAGTTAGTTTAACGGAAGACGGTGCCGTTGAATTACGGAGAGTGGGTAAGGTTCGCGACTTTGATTTTGAGCCTAAGCATCACTGGGATATTGGTGAAAATCTTGGTATTTTAGACTTTGATCGCGCTGGTAAGGTTTCTGGTGCGCGTTTTGTCTACTACTTAGGGCTTGGTGCTCAGCTTGAACGAGCAGTTTACAACTTCATGCTTGATGAACACATGAAGGAAGGATATACCGAAGTCTTACCACCATATATCGTCAATGCTGATTCAATGTACGGTACTGGTCAATTCCCTAAGTTCAAAGAAGGAGTTTACCAAGTTAACGGTGAGGATATGACTTTGATTCCAACTGCTGAAGTTCCATTGACTAATTACTACCGTGGCGAAGTTATCCCAACTGAAGAATTACCAGTTTACGTTACTGCTTTAACACCATCATTCCGTTCTGAAGCGGGAGCAGCGGGTCGTGATACCCGAGGATTGATCCGGATGCACCAATTCAATAAGGTAGAAATGGTTAAATACACTAAGCCAGAGAACTCATGGGATGAACTTGAAAAGATGACGGCTAACGCTGAAAATATCTTGAAGAAGTTAAACTTGCCATACCATGTTATTACCTTAACTACTGGTGACATGAGCTTTACTGCATCTGAAACCCATGATCTTGAATTGTGGATGCCAGCACAAAATAAGTATCGTGAAGTTTCAAGTTGTTCAAACTGCTTGGACTTCCAGGCACGGCGGATGCACACACAATACCGGGATGAAAATGGTAAGTTACAATATGTTCACACACTTAACGGTTCTGGTTTAGCCGTTGGTCGGACAGTTGCAGCTATCTTGGAAAACTATCAAAACGCTGATGGTTCCGTAACGATTCCAGAAGTATTGGTACCATACATGCATGGTGTTACTAAGATTACTAAGGAAAATGCGGTTCCTTTCCGTAATAAAGTTAATAAATAAATGCATAGCAGCAAGATAAAAAATATGATCATCACCATTGTTGCAGTTCTTGGAATTGTAGTGGGGTGGCAAATGGTCGAGCCTCAGCAGGTATCTGCTGCCGAACCGACTTATACGTTTGCAACTAATAACACCTTTGAACCCTTTGAAATTCAAGATAGTAAAGGTGGGTACTCAGGAAAGAATCCTGGGATTGAAATTGAAATGCTTAAGAAAATTGCTAAGCATGAGCATTTTAAGTATGAACTGAAGTCAATGAGCTTTAATGGTGACTTACAAGCTCTTGAAGCAGGACAAGTTGATGCAGTAATTGCCGGAATGAGCGTTACTGATGAACGAAAAGAAAAGTATGATTTTTCAACACCTTACTATACTAGTGGGGTTGTTATGGCTGTTGCAAAAGATAGCAATATTAAGTCGATGAGCCAATTAAAAGGCAAAACAGTTTCAGCTAAGTCAGGAACGAGTGCGGCATTATTTTTGAAGAACAACCAAAAGAAATATGGTTACAAAATTCGCTACTTTGATTCCTCAAATACGATGTGGAACGATGTGAAGACTGGGAATACAGCAGCTACTTTTGATGATGGCCCTGTTCTTGAATACGGAATTAAAGAAGGTGTCCCACTTAAGGTTGTGACAAAGAAGCCAATTGATGCGCAACCAGTTGCCGTTGGATATCAAAAGGGCAAGAACTTAGAATTACAGAAAAAAATGAATGATGGGATCAAATGGCTAAAAGATACTGGTCAAATGGATCAAATCATTGATAAATATACTAAGAGTGACAAAACAACGAAGGACAGTGCGACTGATCGGACAATCCTGGGATTAATCCGCGCCAATTATCCTGCCTTGCTTCGTGGATTATGGATGACAATTGAATTAACCGTTGTCGGCATTATTTTTGCGATGATTTTTGGGGTAATTTTAGGTGTATTAGGTATTGCACAAAACAAATTTGCCAATGCTGTTTCTAGTACCCTGATTTATATCTTCCGTGGTATTCCAATGATTGTTTTAGCCTTCTTTATTTACATGGGGATTCCAAATGTTATTGGCCATAAAGTTCCATTATTCTTGGCAGGAATCTTAACCTTGACTTTTAACGAAGGGGCCTATATTGGAGCCATTGTTAAAGGTGGATTTGAATCCGTTAATATTGGACAGTGGGAAGCAGCGCGGAGCTTAGGGTTGCCATATAGCAAAGCCTTGATTAAGGTTATTGCTCCCCAAGGATTTAAGTTAATGATTCCTTCGTTAGTTAACCAGTTTATTATTACCTTGAAAGATACTTCAATTCTTTCCGCAATCGGTGTAATGGAACTTACACAAACGGGGACTGTTATCATTTCCCAGAACATGGAAGGATTTAAGATGTGGTTAATTATTGGGACGATGTATATCATTATCATTACCCTGTTGACTTGGTTATCAAACTACGTACAAAAGAGGATGGCTTAAATGGATAAAAACTATAAAGTACAAGTAAAAAATCTGCACAAAAGTTATGGAAGTAATGAAGTGCTGAAGGGTATTAGCTTGGACGTAAAACCCAATGAGGTGGTTTGCATGATTGGGCCATCAGGATCGGGTAAAAGTACCTTTCTTCGTTGCATTAATAAGCTTGAAGAACCAAATAGCGGCCATATTTATATTGATGGCTACGATATTGCTGATCCGCAAGTAAATATTAATAAGGTTCGGGAAAATATCGGGATGGTTTTTCAGCACTTTAATCTCTTTCCAAATATGAATGTTTTGGAGAATATCACTTTGGCACCTATTCAACTTGGCAAGATGACCAAGGAAGAGGCAGAAAAGGACGCGATGCACTATCTTGACTTAGTTGGGCTGGCTGATAAAGCGGGGGCAGATCCAACCAAGCTGTCTGGAGGTCAAAAGCAACGGGTAGCCATCGCCCGTGCCCTTGCAATGAAACCGGATGTAATGCTCTTTGATGAACCAACGAGTGCCCTTGACCCTGAAATGGTAGGGGATGTTTTGGAAGTAATGAAACGGTTAGCGCAAGAAGGAATGACCATGATCGTGGTAACTCACGAAATGGGATTTGCTAAGCAAGTTGCTGATCGGGTGGTTTTCTTCCATAATGGTGATATTCGGGAACAAGGCACCCCAGAAGAGATTTTTGATAATCCACAACATCCAGATACGAAGAATTTCTTGGATAAAGTGCTAAATATTTAAATGCCATTTAATTGGATCCAGCTTTCAACAAATGCTAGATTCTCTGTCAACCAATTATTAGAAGTTACTCATTATTATAATGATTATTCTAACTTTGTCAAATTTAAATTACTAAAAGTCAGTCGATAAATGGACGAAAAACAACAACAGAAGTTAGAACGATCGCTTAAAAGTCGTCATGTGACGATGATTGCTATTGGTGGAGCTATTGGGACCGGTCTTTTTCTTGGATCAGGAACAGCCATTCACCAAGCAGGTCCATCAATCATTCTTTCATACCTGATCGTCGGTATCTTTTGCTTCTTTATGATGCGGGCGTTAGGGGAACTTATTTTAGCTGATACTTCAAAACATTCATTTATTGATTCGGTTAAGGAATATCTTGGTGACCGAATGGAATTTGTTGCTGGATGGATGTACTGGGCATGCTGGCTAACATTAGCAATGGCAGATCTTACTGCTACTGGTATTTACTTGAAATATTGGTTCCCTAATTTACCACAATGGGTTGGTCCATTAATTATTGTTATTTTATTGATGTTAGTAAACATGGTAAACGTTGGGCTGTTTGGTGAACTAGAAAGTTGGTTCTCTATGATTAAGGTGATTGCAATTTTAGCCTTAATAGCAGTTGGCGCGGTCTTACTTGTGATGCATGGTCATGTTGAAGGACGGCCGGTAACTCTTTCAAACCTAGTTAACCAGGGGGGCTTTTTCTCTACTGGTCCGATGGGCTTCTTAATGTCTTTCCAAATGGTAGTTTTTGCCTTTGTGGGAATTGAAATGGTCGGTTTGACAGCTGGAGAAACTAAGAATCCAGATAAAGATATTCCGAAGGCGATTAATACCTTACCAGTCCGGATTGGTTTATTCTATATCGGATCAATGATTGCGATGATGTCAATTTACCCATGGTTCCATATTAAGACTACTTCTAGCCCGTTTGTTCAAGTGTTTGCAGCAATCGGTGTTCCAGGAGCAGCTGCGATTTTAAACTTTGTGGTTTTGACAGCTGCAATGTCTGCAACTAACAGTGCGATCTTTAGTACTAGTCGTTCCCTCTACTCATTAGCTCGAAGCGGGAACGCACCAAAACGTTTTGGTGAATTAAGCGCGAAGGCAGTTCCTAATCATGCATTAACTTTCTCTTCATTGATTCTTTTTATCACAGTTATCTTGAATTATATTATGCCAGCGGGAATATTCGATGTGATTGCTGGAATTTCAACAATTACCTTTATTTTTACGTGGATCATTATTTTGGTTGCACATATTAAGTTCCGACAACAAAATCCTAAGGGAGTTGCAAACTTCAGAATGCCAGGATATCCGATTACTAGTTGGTTAACAATTATTTTCTTCTTGGCAGTTCTAGTGATTTTACTCTTTATTGATTCAACACGAATTCCATTAATCCTTTCAATCGTAATTTTTGCATTGCTTGCTTATGGTTATGGATTTTTGAAGAAGAAAAATTAACTGAAACTTGAAAGCCTAGAATCACGGCTAACCACCGCGACTCTAGGCTTTCTCGCGTAAAAAATAGAAAACGCAAGAACTCTCACGTTATACTTAAGTAACCCAAAAAATAAGTAGAAGAGAGTCTTATAACCGCTATCCTAGATTTGTACTTCATTTCCTAAATACTCGAACTCGTAGTTCCACAACCTAAAAGCAAAATATCAAATCAAAGATAGCGGAGATCATTTTATAATACGGACTCGAAGTCCCTGAGAGCATGATCGATCTTAGCTCTATCTTCAGAATAACAAAAAAGTCCAGGACAATAATTATTTTTGTCCTGAACTAATCTTAGGTTGTTTATGATATATTTAAACTTAGTTAATGAATTAATATGTGTGTTATGCTGGGGAATTACGATTAGGCTTATTTTGATTCGTCATTTAAATAGTGAAACCAAGGTGACCAGATTCAATACGTTTGCGTTTGTTTTGATGTTGCTCAACTTGATAGTAGTGTTGCCTATTTTTGCTTTTTTACTTAAAAATTTACCGATTCAATCAGTAAGTTGGCTAAGTTCATTAGTAGTAGCAACTATTGACGTTTTAAGTACCTTTAACTTAATTTTATTTTGTGTTTTCAGTTGTTGTACCCGCCTGCGAAAATGTCCTGCTACGGTTCAGGGCTTTCTGGTTTTAGGGGCAGCTGTTAAACATGGCCAAGTCCCGCCAGTGTTAGCTACTCGCCTTGATAAAGCCATTAATTGTTGGAAAACTCATCAATCTGCAAAAATTATTGTTTCTGGGGGAATAGTACAGAAAGCAAAAGAATCTGAAGCAGAAGTCATGGCTGCTTACTTAATTGCTCACGGAATCCCAGCAAGAAAAATAATTCGCGAAAACAAGGCACTTAATACATGGCAAAATTTAGCCTTCGCTAGTCAACTCATTAAGCCGCAAGAGACGGTTGTAGTAGTAACTAGTGATTTTCATGTTCTTCGTGCGAGAGCTTATGCAAGGAAGATGGGGTTAAACTGGTCATTCATTAGTAGCAAGACTCCTTGGCGATACTGTCCATTAACTTTTATTCGTGACTATCTCGGGATCATCCGTGACCATTGGTGGGTATTTTGCGGGAGCACGCTCTTTTTACTTTTAGTTGAATTTATTTTGAAATGAATGACGACTAATGAAGAAGAAATCAAGAAGTCAGCACGCTTGCGTAAGATTATGCAAGTGATGCGAAAATATCATTTTGTTAGCAATTTTTACCATCAAACTAATCCACAAGCTATTTGTCAGGCACTGCAAGAACTGGGACCGACCTTTATTAAA
The genomic region above belongs to Limosilactobacillus reuteri and contains:
- the serS gene encoding serine--tRNA ligase; this encodes MLDIKKIRQEPDFYKEKLATRGVKPEEIDEVIALDKKRRELLQQTETMKAQRNEASKKIGEAKRNGESADAAIKETRELGDKIKELDAELEVNNAELHDKMAHLPNVPHDGVPVSLTEDGAVELRRVGKVRDFDFEPKHHWDIGENLGILDFDRAGKVSGARFVYYLGLGAQLERAVYNFMLDEHMKEGYTEVLPPYIVNADSMYGTGQFPKFKEGVYQVNGEDMTLIPTAEVPLTNYYRGEVIPTEELPVYVTALTPSFRSEAGAAGRDTRGLIRMHQFNKVEMVKYTKPENSWDELEKMTANAENILKKLNLPYHVITLTTGDMSFTASETHDLELWMPAQNKYREVSSCSNCLDFQARRMHTQYRDENGKLQYVHTLNGSGLAVGRTVAAILENYQNADGSVTIPEVLVPYMHGVTKITKENAVPFRNKVNK
- a CDS encoding ABC transporter substrate-binding protein/permease, with translation MHSSKIKNMIITIVAVLGIVVGWQMVEPQQVSAAEPTYTFATNNTFEPFEIQDSKGGYSGKNPGIEIEMLKKIAKHEHFKYELKSMSFNGDLQALEAGQVDAVIAGMSVTDERKEKYDFSTPYYTSGVVMAVAKDSNIKSMSQLKGKTVSAKSGTSAALFLKNNQKKYGYKIRYFDSSNTMWNDVKTGNTAATFDDGPVLEYGIKEGVPLKVVTKKPIDAQPVAVGYQKGKNLELQKKMNDGIKWLKDTGQMDQIIDKYTKSDKTTKDSATDRTILGLIRANYPALLRGLWMTIELTVVGIIFAMIFGVILGVLGIAQNKFANAVSSTLIYIFRGIPMIVLAFFIYMGIPNVIGHKVPLFLAGILTLTFNEGAYIGAIVKGGFESVNIGQWEAARSLGLPYSKALIKVIAPQGFKLMIPSLVNQFIITLKDTSILSAIGVMELTQTGTVIISQNMEGFKMWLIIGTMYIIIITLLTWLSNYVQKRMA
- a CDS encoding amino acid ABC transporter ATP-binding protein — its product is MDKNYKVQVKNLHKSYGSNEVLKGISLDVKPNEVVCMIGPSGSGKSTFLRCINKLEEPNSGHIYIDGYDIADPQVNINKVRENIGMVFQHFNLFPNMNVLENITLAPIQLGKMTKEEAEKDAMHYLDLVGLADKAGADPTKLSGGQKQRVAIARALAMKPDVMLFDEPTSALDPEMVGDVLEVMKRLAQEGMTMIVVTHEMGFAKQVADRVVFFHNGDIREQGTPEEIFDNPQHPDTKNFLDKVLNI
- a CDS encoding amino acid permease yields the protein MDEKQQQKLERSLKSRHVTMIAIGGAIGTGLFLGSGTAIHQAGPSIILSYLIVGIFCFFMMRALGELILADTSKHSFIDSVKEYLGDRMEFVAGWMYWACWLTLAMADLTATGIYLKYWFPNLPQWVGPLIIVILLMLVNMVNVGLFGELESWFSMIKVIAILALIAVGAVLLVMHGHVEGRPVTLSNLVNQGGFFSTGPMGFLMSFQMVVFAFVGIEMVGLTAGETKNPDKDIPKAINTLPVRIGLFYIGSMIAMMSIYPWFHIKTTSSPFVQVFAAIGVPGAAAILNFVVLTAAMSATNSAIFSTSRSLYSLARSGNAPKRFGELSAKAVPNHALTFSSLILFITVILNYIMPAGIFDVIAGISTITFIFTWIIILVAHIKFRQQNPKGVANFRMPGYPITSWLTIIFFLAVLVILLFIDSTRIPLILSIVIFALLAYGYGFLKKKN
- a CDS encoding YdcF family protein — protein: MIYLNLVNELICVLCWGITIRLILIRHLNSETKVTRFNTFAFVLMLLNLIVVLPIFAFLLKNLPIQSVSWLSSLVVATIDVLSTFNLILFCVFSCCTRLRKCPATVQGFLVLGAAVKHGQVPPVLATRLDKAINCWKTHQSAKIIVSGGIVQKAKESEAEVMAAYLIAHGIPARKIIRENKALNTWQNLAFASQLIKPQETVVVVTSDFHVLRARAYARKMGLNWSFISSKTPWRYCPLTFIRDYLGIIRDHWWVFCGSTLFLLLVEFILK